In the Pygocentrus nattereri isolate fPygNat1 chromosome 19, fPygNat1.pri, whole genome shotgun sequence genome, one interval contains:
- the LOC108424092 gene encoding claudin-4-like yields MVSAGMQMLGTALAIIGWIMAIVVCALPMWKVTAFIGQNIVTAQTNWEGIWMSCVVQSTGQMQCKVYDSMLALSSDLQAARALCVICILVGLVGILLAMAGGKCTNCVEDESAKAKVGIASGIVFIVSGLLCLIPVCWTTNTIIRDFYNPVVASSQKMELGASLYIGWAAASLMIIGGALLCCNCPPRDNYAAKYSAAKSGPKGYV; encoded by the coding sequence atggtGTCCGCCGGGATGCAGATGCTGGGCACGGCCCTGGCCATCATTGGCTGGATCATGGCCATCGTGGTGTGTGCTCTTCCCATGTGGAAGGTCACAGCCTTCATCGGGCAGAACATTGTGACGGCGCAGACTAACTGGGAGGGCATCTGGATGAGTTGCGTGGTTCAGAGCACTGGGCAGATGCAGTGTAAGGTCTACGACTCCATGCTGGCCCTCAGCTCAGACCTGCAGGCCGCTCGGGCCCTCTGCGTCATCTGTATTCTGGTTGGGCTGGTAGGAATCCTGCTGGCCATGGCTGGCGGAAAGTGCACCAACTGCGTGGAGGACGAAAGCGCCAAGGCCAAGGTGGGCATTGCGTCCGGCATCGTCTTCATCGTCTCTGGCTTGCTGTGTCTCATTCCCGTCTGCTGGAcaaccaacaccatcatccgGGACTTCTACAACCCAGTGGTCGCTAGCTCGCAGAAGATGGAGCTTGGAGCTTCTCTGTACATTGGTTGGGCCGCAGCCAGCTTGATGATCATCGGAGGAGCCTTGCTCTGCTGTAACTGCCCACCAAGGGACAACTATGCGGCCAAGTACTCGGCAGCCAAGTCAGGTCCCAAGGGATACGTGTGA